Genomic DNA from Desulfosporosinus sp. Sb-LF:
GGGTGGGATTTTCGATTAGACGCTCCATAACCTTGCCTAACTCGGAGATATTTTCGGAAGGGAAAAGAAAACCGGTTTCGCCCTCTACGATAACCTCCGTTAGTCCTCCAACTCTGCTGGCAATCACCGGTCGGGCACAGGCCGATCCTTCTACCGCAGTCACGCCAAAACTTTCTTCACGGGAAGGGACAACCACCACATCGACACTTCGATAGAAATCAGCGACGTTCGTATTGGGAAGTCGCCCCAACCACTCAACATATTCGTTAACACACAACTTTTTTGATAAATCCTCCAGTGTGTTTCGTTCTGGACCGTCCCCGGCGATCCGAAGAAGTGTCTGAGGAAAACGATCATGTACCAGGGCAAATGCCTTTATCAAAAGATCTAACCCATACACTTGATGAAGGCCTTTAGCTACTCCGAACACAACGGGAGCCTCTAGTCCACCGCTTTTCGGATAGGCGCACTCCCCAGGGCCATTTTCCCCTTGCGAGGGAGAAAAACGAGTCATATCTACTCCAAACGGAATGATTTCAACGGCTTGTTCGGTACCAATATAACGGTGCATTTCCTGTGCCATAATGTTGCTGCTCGAACACAATACGTCCGCATGACCCAGAATCCATTTTAACAGACTTTGATGTAAAAAAGAAATTCGGGGGAAAGAAAAAATGTCACTGCCCCAGGCGGAAATGACGAGCGGATGCCTACGAGCCAAGGCTCCGAGCAGTCCAAAGCTCGTCGCGTAGTGGGCATGGATCAAATCCGGTCGAATCTCTTTGATCTTTTTCCTTACCCATGCCTGACGTAATATCGCATCCGCCTTTCCTCCGGCCAAACGGGGAATCACATGAACCTTGACATGAGGAAATTCAGCGGGCAGAAAACTTAGGATATCTATCTCCCACCCTCGTTCTGACAGAGCAATGGCCCATTTCTCTGTGTGAGTGCTGGCTGCATTGGCTAATAAGCAAAGTTTAGCCATCCCAGTCCTCCCCCCATGGCTTCCACTGAATAGCTAGGCTCAATCCCCAAAAGGCCCAAACCATAGGGTCTTCAAAAAACCGACCTTCCCCCTGGGAACTGAGCCAAACTACGAACACACTAATCAACACTACTTGTGCAAAAGCGTTCATTTGATTCGTCACTCGCAAATTCATACCCGTTAAAAGAAGAAGAAAAGAAGCCATGCCGATAACCCCTAAAATCCCCATCTCAGCAGCCACCGTAACCAGGCTGGTATGTGATCGAGTGACTGCATCACTCCAAGGCACAAGATAATGGTACGGATTTTCCAAGGCCCACTGAAAGTTTCCCAACCCGACTCCCGTCAGTGGGTGTTCGATAAACATAGCCCAACCGCCCTTTAGCAGGTGTTGACGCTGTCCAAGCGCACCGATACCCGTGAAGAGTGTTTCAAATCGGGCACGAATACTAGGGATTATGATAAGAACAGCTAATCCCAACGTCCCAATCCCCAGCATACTCCAACGCGTTCTCCCGTGTTCTGCAGCTCCGATAGCCAATATAATGAGCCCTAAGAGTAAAATGATCCAGCCTGTTCGCGAAAAAGTAACCCCCAAGGCCACTACTTGGATAATAAGTGATAGGGCTATCCCTATCCTCAAATACCATTCACGCCTTAGGAGAAGGACTAACGTTCCTAGGATAGAGACGTCAAGATAACGGGCGAAAATATTGGGATCCATAAAGGTTGCATTCACCCTCCGTACTCCAAGGATATTGATGCCTCCTCCCCAGATCCATTGACCGCTCAGGTATTGTATCAGCCCTATAACCGCAGTAAGGGTGGCCATTACAAAGATCACCTTAAATATGCGTTCGAAAACTACCTTTCGGTCCGCGCCCAAAGCCATGCTAACTCCGACAGCGAAGAGAAGAACTAAGCGCATCCCTTCTACCATTGTTGTCCGTGGTTGCAGGGACGTTGTCAGTGAAACAAGGATTGCGATAAACAAAGGAATAACAGCCCAGATTAATGGGGCCCCCACCATTCGTCGAAACGTCTTTCTGATCCCTCCCTGGGCAAATTGCCATGCTCCCCAGGCAATTAAAATAACCATACCAATACGTAGAAAGGTCAAGGTAGTTTGCGTTTCCGAACCACTTTGATATGGGGGAAACAATACTTTGCTGATATCCCAAGGCACCAGGGCAAAAAACAGGGGAATAATCCAACCTCCCCACTTTTTCACACCCGTCACTTCCTCTCCAATTTGAAACTGCTTTTAATGGTGACTCGCTTCGAATGGACTATTTAAGTTCCTGAAGCCATCGGCTAACAATTTTATCCCAGGAATAATGTTCTTCGACATAACGCCGTCCATTTTCACCCATAGACCTTCCCTGGTCACTTAGTTCATAAAGGGAACGGATCGCTTGAGCCATCTCTTTCGGATTTTCTGGTTCAACCGTAAGTCCTGCTCCGGCCTTTTGGATTAGTTCTACAGCTTCCCCTTCTCCGCTATAGATCACTGGAACTGCACAGCCCATCGCAGGAAACATTTTTGACGGACGAGCCCCTTCAAAGAGCTTTAGCTTCTTTAGCGGAATGATACTCGCGGCAGCTAAGGATAAATAGCGCGGCATGTCTGTAACCGGTTGAAAGCCAAGGAATTGCACGTTCGTCAACTTCATCTCTGCAGCCATCGCCTCGAGTTTCGGTTTTTCAGTCCCGTCTCCTAGAAAGAGAAAATGATACTGTGGCTCGGAACCCAAAAGCTTTGCCGCCTCTAATAATGTTTCAAGTCCCTGGGCATAACCCATCGTGCCTGTATAGACCAACACAAATTTGCCCGAAAGCCCCAACTTTTCTTTCAAATCCTCATCTGGAGGTAGTAAGCGAAAAAGTTCAAGGTTGACCCCATTCGGTAAAAAGGAGATCTTCTTGGCCGGTATTCCCCGTTTTAACCAAGTATCCCGAATTCCTAACGTCACCGCAGAAAGTTTCCAGGAACGATTGTAGAGCCAAGTTTCTAAGGCTTCTGTCATACGAATCATTGTCTTATTGGTAACCAGGCCTAGTGCAACGGCAGATTCAGGCCAGAGGTCTGAGACATTAAACACAAGATGGGCCCGTTTGATCCAACTTCCAAGTACGGCGGTCATCCCCAAAAATAGTGGGGGTGATTCTACGAAAAGGACATCACAGGGGCCTGCCTTTAAAATTCCCCATAACGAAGAAAAGGTAAATGAAAAGTAATTTAACAGGCGTTTCCAAAAATGTCCCCGTTGCACGGGATAAACCCATGTCCGGTAGACAGGTAATCCTTCGACTTCATCCTTCATAGACCAGTATCCTCGATACTTCGGCGGAATAACCCCGGAGGGATGATTAGGAAATGCAGTGACGACGACAACCTCATGCCCCTGTCGCTGTAAGCCTTTCGCCAGTTCTTTGAGCCGCACCTGGGCAGCCCCTGTTTCCGGGGGGAAATATTGGGTCAAGATCAAAAACCGCATTATTTGCCCTCCTTTCCTTTTTAGTTAAGAGTCGGTTTCTTAGCACGTTCGCACACGTTCCATTGCTATTCTCTTGTCGCTAAGGCTAAAACGCAAAACCTCTGGGCTTCTGCACTCATTGGCGCAATTCCGCTAAAGTGCTCTCTAAGCAGAGAAACTTCCTCTGGCTTGGGTCGACGGGAGGTGGAACGACGTTATTGGAAAATATGGGGGGCAATTCATAATTGCCCCGCTTTCTTCGACTTGGTTCTTATTGTTTTAGTATGGTTAAAAATTGCTCTGCGGAATGACCATCTCCGAAGATATCTGGGTGACTTTCAGGCGGATTAAATGACTCTACTGCGTCTAGAATTTTCCCTTCATCTGCGCCGGTTAGGCGGTTCCAACCCACTTCAACCGTTTCGACCCACTCTGTTTCATCCCGCATCGTGATACAAGGTACGCCGGCAAAGTAGGCCTCTTTCTGAACCCCACCGGAATCGGTAACTAGCTTTAAGGCGTGCGCTTCAAGGGTAATCATGTCGAGATAACCGACGGGTTCGATAACCTTAACCTGCTCTAGAAGGGAATTAAGCCCCATCTGTTGTGCAATTTTTCGGGTTCGCGGATGTAGTGGTAGGACGACGGGTAGGGAAATTCGAGATACGGCTTTAAGAATTTGTGTCAATCGTGCTGGGTCATCGGTATTTTCTGCACGATGAATGGTACAGAGGATAAAGGATTTGGATGTTAATCCAAGTTTTCTCATAATATTGGATTTTTCCTTAGCCAGCTCGAGGTTATAAAGGAAGGCATCGAACATGACATCTCCGTTTTTATAGACTCCCTCCGTAATCCCCTCTGCTGTCAGGTTCTTGACAGCTGTTTCAGTGGGACAGAAAAGCCAACGGGAGAGATGGTCTGTTAGCACACGGTTAATCTCTTCCGGCATTCTGCGATTGAAACTTCGGAGTCCCGCTTCAATATGAATCACTGGGATATGTAGTTTCGATGCGGCCAAGGCCCCCGCCAATGTGGAGTTCGTGTCTCCATAGACCAAAAGAGCATCTGGAATTTCATTTATTAGTACTTCCTCAACCTGTTCTAGAATTGCCCCAGTTTGCGCGCCATGCCGTCCTGATCCGATTCCCAAATTAAAATCGGGTCGTGGAATATGCAATTCCTCAAAAAAAATATCGGACATGTTGGGATCATAGTGTTGCCCCGTATGGATCAGAATTTCCTGATGCTGAGTTCTTAATACCCGGGAGACCGCTGCAGCTTTTATAAATTGGGGTCTTGCCCCTATGACCGTTGCTATTTTCATAGTTATAAACTATCCTTTCCGATTTTCTCGTTAGTTAGACGAGAGACTGAGACAAGCATTGCCCAGAGTATCCAGAGTAAAGGTTCCTCATATAAACGTCCTTCCCCTTGTGCGCTGACGAAGATCGCAATAACCCCGGCCACTGTACTGGTACTTAAAAAGCGTAGGCGTTCATGGCTTACTAGGCGAGAAATATCCCACCCTCTTTGGATTGTCTTACCAAAAAGGAAATATAGCATGGTGAATCCGAGAAAACCCGTTTCTGCTAAAACGGTAAGTATCGCAGTATGGGACAAAGAGACATAAAAGGTGGAGTAGGGATTAAAGTAGGGATAGATTGTGGTAAATGAGAACCCAAACGCTCCCACTCCAACGCCGAACAGTGGATGATCCCTAACCATGGCTATTCCGGATCGCCACAAGTATTCTCGAATACCTCCTGAAGCACTTAACAAACCTGTGCGTAAGCTTTCAAAACGAGCCATGATGACAGGATTCAAAACGGCTGCGGCAATAATAGCAAGCACCATTAGAACCAGTGCGGAAAGCGTTAATTTACGGCGTGGGATTAAGACCACAAAGATAACTGTGGAAACTGCCAAAGCTAGAATTCCACCACGTGATCCTGTGATTCCCAAGCCCGCTCCTTGCAAGAGAATAGCTACGAGCGGTAAAAGGCGTTTCTTCCAGAAGGCACGCCGTTCAAGTTCTGCAACAGAAAATAAGAAGGTGACAACGAGAAAACGACCCAGAATATTGGGATCAGCGAATGTGGCGTTGGCGCGACGGTTAATAACGACAGCTGGCGTGGCACTGAAAAAGAAATGCCCCGTGAAATACTCTCCAATGGCAATCAAACCGAGAACACTTCCTACCCCAATCAGGGTATATCCCAAACGCTGCAAGTCCTTCTCATCTCGGATATAGGCTACAGCAAAATAGAACGTGATGAGCAAGGAAAACAACCGTACAGTTTCAGTTAATGAATGTTTGGGAGAAACGGAAAAAACTGTCGATAGTAGGTAAACGCCTAAAAGCAAGATAGGTAGCCAAAGTAGGGCGTCCTTCTTAACTCTTATCCACACCCGGATTTTATCCTTTGCAAGCTTTCGGCCCTGCCAGAGATCACTTAACCAACGAAGAGAAATCGCGAGCTGGGCGATGCGGAAGAAATCTAAAATGGAGACGTTGTACCCAGCAACCCGCTCAGACAAGCTATAAGCTGGAATAAACTCTTTCGAAACCTCCAGAGGTACAGTGACGACTAGGACAACTGGTAGCCATCTAGGATGTTTGACAGCGACCCAGACAAGTCCCCATAAATAGCCCAAGGTTATCAAGGTCGAGGGATAATAAATCCATCGAACAACCATATAAACCCATAATAGAGTGACAAGGACTTCGAGAATTACAAGCAAATGGTTTTCTCTGTCCTTGCAACTGCCTCCCTTTGCTCTCGTCTCTTTCATATCTGTTGTCTTCATCTTTACCCTTCCTCCCTCCTCGATGCCCATTTAAAGCGAGCTTTCTTAACAAATAACATCATCTCTCTAGTATCCTCCCAGGTAAAAATCAAGACAGTTCTCAAGCTTTCTCCGCTTTCACGACGATAAAAGACGTAATTCAGAGCAAAGAGGGATAGATATACCAAACTTGAAGCGATGGACGCTCCCAGTATGCCCCAAAGTGGAATGAGTGTGAAATCAAGGATCACTGTCAATCCGACCGTAATACCTGAGGAGATACTAGTATAAATGGGTTTTCCTCGGGCCATTAAGTCACCCGAAAGCACAGAAGACCCGCTGAGTGCGACAATTCCGGGCAGTAGTAAAAGCAAGGGATAAAAAGACGCACTAAATCGAGCTCCAAAGAAGAGAAGTATTAGGGGGTAAGCAATTAAGGCCATCCCTAGCGCTGCAAGCAAGGTGAGCAATAGGGTTAACCGAGTTACTTTCGGTGTCATAGAGAAGGTCAGGCTATCTTTTCCTGAAGCCAGTTTTGGAATAAGCGCCGTATTAACGGCATTGCCCATATACCCAACCATTTCGGCGAGGGTCACCGCGGTGGCGTAAAGGCCCACCTGAGTCAACGGTAAAAAGCCAGTGATAATAAAAAGATCGAGGCGATAGTTAATGACCATCATAACATTGGCTAAGTAAGACTTAGCTCCGTAGCTCAGAGTTTGGCGTATGTAAGAGGTGCTAAACGTTTGAAAACGCCAACGAACAATCTTCGCCATATCTGGGAGCATGTAAAGTGTGGTCAAAATATTCCCGACTACCCAGATTCCAAAACCCGTGGTCACGGTTAGACGATGCATTGCCGCTGCCACCGCGACCCCAAAAGAGAGCACGATGAATTGAACCATCAAGGCTAGGTTATATTTCCCAATTGAATCCATTCCCCAAAGCACGCTCAACCAGTACAGATTAAGCAATCCGAACGGAATTGCCAGAAGAATAAGTCGAAGTTGCACTGGCGTTACTGCCTGCATATAACCATTCCTCAAGAAGAGGTAACTTATTCCGACGCCTAGCACCATTACTCCGCCCAAGATAATAGCCATGGCTAGTGAACTTCCCACAGCTTTTTTTCCATCTTCAGGATTTTTGGCGATATAGTATGTATTGGCATAATTTAATCCCAAACTGCTCAGTGGAACAAGTACTGTAGGAATCTGAACAAGAAAGGCATACAATCCCTTGCCGGCAGGTCCCAATACTCGGGTAATGATGATTTGGCTCCCCATGGAAAGCAGAACTCGAGCAATTGTTCCAAAAAGTGTTAAAAAACTATTTCGAATAAAGCTCATGGGTTTACTCCATTTGCTGGTTTGTCCACCAGAGCGGCCGGATCTACGGTTGGACTTACAATGGTAATACTGGAAGGGAATACGGAGGAATAGTGAACTTCAACGACATTTCCAAGCTTCACTTGAGCCCTTTGCTCTTTCGTAAGATAAAACGTCCAAGTGTATTTTGCATTTGGGCCAGGAGACACCGTGATATACGAAGGATATTTGTCAAAGTCAAAATCACGTTCCAATTCTAATCCTTTGACCATCGTCGTTAACCAGAGATCACTTATATAGCCCTTAGCCACTTTTTGGGTATTGGCAACTAGTTCAACATGACTCTCCCCTGAAGAGTGATAGTCTACGTGGACACTATTTAGCGTCCTAAGACTTGCCAACTGAGTGGCGTCTACAATAAAACGTTGGACGGTATCGTCCTTCAAGGAGTGAACTACACAGTAAAATTCTTCATTGTTTTTCGGAGAAATACGTTCTAAGGAAATGATCTCTCCATCCATCGTTTTTTCCTCTGGAAAGACGGGTGTGACGGCTGAAGCGTAATTATCCACCCCTACCCATTCTACCCTTTGTCCAGGGGTCGGGGTGGTTAATGGGGTGATAAAGGAAATTAGACTATCTCTACCCTTAGAGGTTTCAACAATGTAAACCGTTCCAACGAAGAAGTAATGTTTTACATCAATTAGCTGTCCCTGACTGATCTTCAATTCTCCGTTAACAAAGCGGGTAGCTCCACTTTGTGCTTTTCGGATCTCAGTTTCCGTAAATGGCCCTTTGACTTGCGCGTATGCCATAAAGATCCCCAGCAGTACTACTATAAAGAAGCCAATCAGGATAAAATTACTCGGGCGAAACACCCCTAATTTCCTGACTTTATTTTCCACGATGTACCCCTTCAATTACACGGATAATTTCTTCTTGCTCTGCCCGAGACAGTTCTGGATAACAAGGAATTGCGAGGGCTTCTTGACAGGCCTTCTCCGCAACGGGGAAGTCACCCTCATGATAACCTAAGTTATCGAAGGCGTGCTGTAAATGTAAGGGGACTGGATAATATATGGCACTAGCGATGCCCGCCTCATTGAGGGCTTCCATAAGCTCTTTTCGACGCGAGGAGCGCAGTACGTAAAGATGATAGATGGGTTTGGCCGACGGGTCACGACCGGGTAGTTTGATCGGTGAATCTTTCAATAATTCATCATAAACCTTAGCCTTTTCTCGGCGACCTTCATTCCAAGTGTCCAAATAACGTAGCTTGACCCTAAGAATTGCCGCTTGCATTTCATCCAAACGACTATTATAGCCGATTTCATCGTGATAATATTTTATTTTACATCCATGAAATCGGAGCATCCGAAGTTGTGAGGCTAGGTCTTTATCATTAGTGACGATCATTCCGCCATCACCATAAGCCCCTAAGTTCTTCGTCGGAAAGAAGCTAAACGTTGCGGCATGTCCGATGGAACCAGCTTTCTTGCCCTGATACTCTGCCCCAATGGCTTGGGCCGCGTCTTCTATAACTTTTAAGTCGTAGCGCGCAGCAATTTCCATGATTCTCTCAACATCCAGCATTTGACCGAAAATATGTACCGGGATAATCGCTTTCGTGCGAGAGGTTATCTTCTTCTCTAGCAGTGCAGGGTCCATGTTAAGAGTTATCGGGTCAACATCCACAAATACAGGGGTTGCCCCAACTTGCGCGATCGTCTCTGCCGACGCGAAAAACGTAAACGGCGTCGTGATCACCTCGTCCCCCGGTCCGATGCCGAAGGCCTTAAGCGTGAGTACCAACGCATCAGTACCATTGCCTACCGCTACAGCTTCCTCCGTCCCGCAATAAGCCGCGATTTCCTTTTCTAATGTCTTCATTTGTGGACCCAAAATAAATACAGAGGAATCCAGCACATCAAAGATGGCCCGATCAATCTCTTCTTTTATCGTTAAATATTGGGCTTTAAGATCTAACAGCGGAATACGCATAGTTAATCTTCCCTTTCGTTACGAATTATTTTTGCAGGAGTTCATCCCCTGGAACCTCTCGAACATCCTTAGCCGGAAACCCTTTAATCACACGTTTTTCCCCCGTGCTCTTAGTAACCAAAGCTCCCGCAGCCACAAATGTTTCTGGTGCAACATCGACACCTGGCAAAAGGATTACCCCTCCGCCGATTCGGGCTCCCCTCCGAATTGTCGCGCCCTTGATAGACTTGAACCGCTTTTCGGTGCGACCCATGAAGTTATCATTGGTCGTTGTCACCATGGGAGCTATAAACACTCGCTCTTCGATTTCCATATAGGCCGTAATA
This window encodes:
- a CDS encoding glycosyltransferase, encoding MAKLCLLANAASTHTEKWAIALSERGWEIDILSFLPAEFPHVKVHVIPRLAGGKADAILRQAWVRKKIKEIRPDLIHAHYATSFGLLGALARRHPLVISAWGSDIFSFPRISFLHQSLLKWILGHADVLCSSSNIMAQEMHRYIGTEQAVEIIPFGVDMTRFSPSQGENGPGECAYPKSGGLEAPVVFGVAKGLHQVYGLDLLIKAFALVHDRFPQTLLRIAGDGPERNTLEDLSKKLCVNEYVEWLGRLPNTNVADFYRSVDVVVVPSREESFGVTAVEGSACARPVIASRVGGLTEVIVEGETGFLFPSENISELGKVMERLIENPTLRDTMGQRGRSHVLKHYDWQKNVTQMELVYERVLHSHN
- a CDS encoding O-antigen ligase family protein → MKKWGGWIIPLFFALVPWDISKVLFPPYQSGSETQTTLTFLRIGMVILIAWGAWQFAQGGIRKTFRRMVGAPLIWAVIPLFIAILVSLTTSLQPRTTMVEGMRLVLLFAVGVSMALGADRKVVFERIFKVIFVMATLTAVIGLIQYLSGQWIWGGGINILGVRRVNATFMDPNIFARYLDVSILGTLVLLLRREWYLRIGIALSLIIQVVALGVTFSRTGWIILLLGLIILAIGAAEHGRTRWSMLGIGTLGLAVLIIIPSIRARFETLFTGIGALGQRQHLLKGGWAMFIEHPLTGVGLGNFQWALENPYHYLVPWSDAVTRSHTSLVTVAAEMGILGVIGMASFLLLLTGMNLRVTNQMNAFAQVVLISVFVVWLSSQGEGRFFEDPMVWAFWGLSLAIQWKPWGEDWDG
- a CDS encoding glycosyltransferase family 4 protein, whose translation is MRFLILTQYFPPETGAAQVRLKELAKGLQRQGHEVVVVTAFPNHPSGVIPPKYRGYWSMKDEVEGLPVYRTWVYPVQRGHFWKRLLNYFSFTFSSLWGILKAGPCDVLFVESPPLFLGMTAVLGSWIKRAHLVFNVSDLWPESAVALGLVTNKTMIRMTEALETWLYNRSWKLSAVTLGIRDTWLKRGIPAKKISFLPNGVNLELFRLLPPDEDLKEKLGLSGKFVLVYTGTMGYAQGLETLLEAAKLLGSEPQYHFLFLGDGTEKPKLEAMAAEMKLTNVQFLGFQPVTDMPRYLSLAAASIIPLKKLKLFEGARPSKMFPAMGCAVPVIYSGEGEAVELIQKAGAGLTVEPENPKEMAQAIRSLYELSDQGRSMGENGRRYVEEHYSWDKIVSRWLQELK
- the wecB gene encoding UDP-N-acetylglucosamine 2-epimerase (non-hydrolyzing), which codes for MKIATVIGARPQFIKAAAVSRVLRTQHQEILIHTGQHYDPNMSDIFFEELHIPRPDFNLGIGSGRHGAQTGAILEQVEEVLINEIPDALLVYGDTNSTLAGALAASKLHIPVIHIEAGLRSFNRRMPEEINRVLTDHLSRWLFCPTETAVKNLTAEGITEGVYKNGDVMFDAFLYNLELAKEKSNIMRKLGLTSKSFILCTIHRAENTDDPARLTQILKAVSRISLPVVLPLHPRTRKIAQQMGLNSLLEQVKVIEPVGYLDMITLEAHALKLVTDSGGVQKEAYFAGVPCITMRDETEWVETVEVGWNRLTGADEGKILDAVESFNPPESHPDIFGDGHSAEQFLTILKQ
- a CDS encoding O-antigen ligase family protein: MKTTDMKETRAKGGSCKDRENHLLVILEVLVTLLWVYMVVRWIYYPSTLITLGYLWGLVWVAVKHPRWLPVVLVVTVPLEVSKEFIPAYSLSERVAGYNVSILDFFRIAQLAISLRWLSDLWQGRKLAKDKIRVWIRVKKDALLWLPILLLGVYLLSTVFSVSPKHSLTETVRLFSLLITFYFAVAYIRDEKDLQRLGYTLIGVGSVLGLIAIGEYFTGHFFFSATPAVVINRRANATFADPNILGRFLVVTFLFSVAELERRAFWKKRLLPLVAILLQGAGLGITGSRGGILALAVSTVIFVVLIPRRKLTLSALVLMVLAIIAAAVLNPVIMARFESLRTGLLSASGGIREYLWRSGIAMVRDHPLFGVGVGAFGFSFTTIYPYFNPYSTFYVSLSHTAILTVLAETGFLGFTMLYFLFGKTIQRGWDISRLVSHERLRFLSTSTVAGVIAIFVSAQGEGRLYEEPLLWILWAMLVSVSRLTNEKIGKDSL
- a CDS encoding flippase; this translates as MSFIRNSFLTLFGTIARVLLSMGSQIIITRVLGPAGKGLYAFLVQIPTVLVPLSSLGLNYANTYYIAKNPEDGKKAVGSSLAMAIILGGVMVLGVGISYLFLRNGYMQAVTPVQLRLILLAIPFGLLNLYWLSVLWGMDSIGKYNLALMVQFIVLSFGVAVAAAMHRLTVTTGFGIWVVGNILTTLYMLPDMAKIVRWRFQTFSTSYIRQTLSYGAKSYLANVMMVINYRLDLFIITGFLPLTQVGLYATAVTLAEMVGYMGNAVNTALIPKLASGKDSLTFSMTPKVTRLTLLLTLLAALGMALIAYPLILLFFGARFSASFYPLLLLLPGIVALSGSSVLSGDLMARGKPIYTSISSGITVGLTVILDFTLIPLWGILGASIASSLVYLSLFALNYVFYRRESGESLRTVLIFTWEDTREMMLFVKKARFKWASRREEG
- a CDS encoding DegT/DnrJ/EryC1/StrS family aminotransferase; translation: MRIPLLDLKAQYLTIKEEIDRAIFDVLDSSVFILGPQMKTLEKEIAAYCGTEEAVAVGNGTDALVLTLKAFGIGPGDEVITTPFTFFASAETIAQVGATPVFVDVDPITLNMDPALLEKKITSRTKAIIPVHIFGQMLDVERIMEIAARYDLKVIEDAAQAIGAEYQGKKAGSIGHAATFSFFPTKNLGAYGDGGMIVTNDKDLASQLRMLRFHGCKIKYYHDEIGYNSRLDEMQAAILRVKLRYLDTWNEGRREKAKVYDELLKDSPIKLPGRDPSAKPIYHLYVLRSSRRKELMEALNEAGIASAIYYPVPLHLQHAFDNLGYHEGDFPVAEKACQEALAIPCYPELSRAEQEEIIRVIEGVHRGK